A region of Haloplanus sp. XH21 DNA encodes the following proteins:
- a CDS encoding DUF5787 family protein, protein MESEYAFELALCTHLERTRDWVLGRQLGAAVANPGSRVTDVCGVVPGSEFDRRAAITSETIPPRAVESAVGPGRAVDPTAAFDCSPEVAQRTADRAVEVGFFETEREGSRRHVRQTTRYPDWIDRLVGIENKPDLGRPGDLERQLRHDVSLGLFDTVVLATESYVTGAHLNRIPDAVGIWRFEAGDESATGDLTVVREPTPLDPETTGVEPLTDHPLRTDVEFVSPSAKAQKRRAIAERAYGKGWRPRDYPACASMCPTDDGRPFCAAFDRVVDPGTDCGPACSAYEPGESPAVDRAALRDARTPWVADPEGVTRRQTGLDQFT, encoded by the coding sequence GTGGAATCGGAGTACGCCTTCGAACTGGCGCTGTGTACCCACCTCGAACGGACCCGGGACTGGGTGCTCGGACGCCAACTCGGCGCTGCCGTCGCGAATCCTGGCTCCCGCGTCACCGACGTCTGTGGCGTCGTTCCCGGCTCCGAGTTCGACCGCCGCGCTGCGATCACGAGCGAGACGATCCCGCCCCGCGCCGTCGAGAGTGCGGTCGGCCCCGGCCGTGCGGTCGATCCGACCGCTGCCTTCGACTGCTCTCCTGAGGTCGCCCAGCGCACCGCCGACCGCGCGGTCGAGGTCGGCTTTTTCGAGACCGAACGCGAGGGGAGTCGACGCCACGTCCGTCAGACCACCCGGTACCCCGACTGGATCGACCGCCTCGTCGGCATCGAAAACAAACCCGACCTCGGTCGACCCGGCGATCTCGAACGACAGCTGCGCCACGATGTCTCCCTCGGGCTGTTCGACACTGTCGTCCTCGCGACCGAGAGCTACGTCACGGGTGCCCACTTGAACCGCATCCCCGACGCGGTCGGCATCTGGCGGTTCGAGGCCGGAGACGAGTCGGCCACCGGCGACCTGACCGTCGTCCGTGAGCCGACCCCGCTCGATCCCGAGACGACGGGCGTCGAACCCCTCACCGACCACCCGCTCCGGACCGACGTGGAGTTCGTTTCACCGTCGGCGAAGGCGCAAAAGCGCCGAGCGATCGCCGAACGCGCTTACGGCAAGGGGTGGCGTCCCCGCGACTACCCCGCCTGCGCGTCGATGTGCCCGACCGACGACGGCCGTCCCTTCTGTGCCGCGTTCGACCGCGTTGTCGACCCCGGGACCGACTGCGGGCCGGCGTGTTCGGCCTACGAACCGGGTGAGTCGCCAGCCGTGGACCGAGCCGCCTTGCGCGACGCCCGGACG
- a CDS encoding DUF5808 domain-containing protein, whose amino-acid sequence MVDKPQSGTILGVPYNFERPSLGRLLSAHWKPGEGMVVEKPFGIGYTLNLANWRSWLVVLVAGVLLWQERGGESTETDEAADDPVEVVVDD is encoded by the coding sequence ATGGTCGACAAACCGCAATCCGGAACGATTCTGGGTGTTCCCTACAACTTCGAACGCCCCAGCCTCGGCCGACTGCTCTCCGCCCACTGGAAACCCGGCGAGGGGATGGTCGTCGAGAAACCGTTCGGCATCGGCTACACGCTGAATCTGGCGAACTGGCGCTCCTGGCTCGTCGTCCTCGTCGCGGGCGTCCTGCTCTGGCAGGAGCGCGGCGGCGAGAGCACCGAGACGGACGAGGCGGCCGACGACCCCGTCGAAGTCGTCGTCGACGACTAG
- a CDS encoding bifunctional N(6)-L-threonylcarbamoyladenine synthase/serine/threonine protein kinase, with protein MRVLGVEGTAWAASAAVFEFDPDAVADADPPVIETDAYQPESGGLHPREAAEHMGEAIPAVIETVLDAADGPIDAVAFSQGPGLGPCLRIVGTAARALAGTLDVPLIGVNHMVAHLEIGRHGADFDSPVCLNASGANAHLLGYHDGRYRVLGETMDTGVGNALDKFTRHVGWSHPGGPKVEEAAKDGEYIDLPYVVKGMDFSFSGLMSAAKAAYDDGVPVEDVCFSLQETIFAMLTEVAERALSLTGADELVLGGGVGQNARLREMLASMCEARGAEFYAPEPRYLRDNAGMIAVLGAKMFLAGERLDVDDSAVDPNCRPDEVAVTWRDDESVTLTPTAGDERRGAEAVVTVEQAGEGDAPAVDGAASVVKRRVPKAYRHPELDARLRRERTVAEARLTSEARRHGVPTPVVFDVDVAEATLTFEHVGDRDLAAALTPARARTVGEHLATLHEAGIVHGDPTVRNVRIEDGRLFLIDFGLGYHSGHVEDHAMDLHVFGGSVRGTATETAAADVLSAFEAGYAAVGDEAVISRLRKIERRGRYQ; from the coding sequence GACGCCGTCGCGGACGCCGATCCCCCAGTCATCGAAACTGACGCCTACCAGCCGGAGAGCGGCGGCCTTCACCCGCGCGAGGCCGCCGAACACATGGGCGAGGCCATCCCTGCGGTGATCGAGACGGTTCTCGACGCCGCTGACGGCCCTATCGACGCCGTCGCTTTCTCACAGGGACCCGGTCTCGGTCCCTGTCTGCGCATCGTCGGTACCGCCGCGCGCGCCCTCGCCGGTACGCTCGACGTTCCCCTGATCGGCGTCAACCATATGGTCGCCCACCTGGAGATCGGTCGTCACGGCGCCGACTTCGACTCGCCGGTCTGTCTGAACGCCAGCGGCGCCAACGCCCACCTGCTCGGCTACCACGACGGCCGGTATCGCGTCCTCGGCGAGACGATGGACACCGGCGTCGGCAACGCACTCGATAAGTTCACCCGACACGTCGGCTGGTCACACCCCGGCGGCCCCAAAGTCGAAGAGGCGGCCAAAGACGGCGAGTATATCGACCTGCCCTACGTCGTCAAGGGGATGGACTTCTCCTTTTCCGGCCTGATGAGCGCCGCCAAGGCCGCGTACGACGACGGCGTCCCCGTCGAGGACGTCTGTTTCTCGCTGCAGGAGACCATCTTCGCCATGCTCACCGAAGTCGCGGAGCGCGCGCTCTCGCTCACCGGCGCGGACGAACTCGTCCTCGGCGGCGGCGTCGGGCAGAACGCCCGCCTCCGGGAGATGCTCGCGAGCATGTGCGAGGCGCGCGGCGCGGAGTTTTACGCGCCAGAGCCGCGGTATCTCCGCGACAACGCGGGGATGATCGCGGTCCTCGGCGCGAAGATGTTTCTCGCGGGGGAGCGTCTCGATGTCGACGACTCCGCCGTCGACCCCAACTGTCGGCCCGACGAGGTGGCGGTCACGTGGCGCGACGACGAGTCAGTCACGCTCACGCCCACGGCGGGAGATGAACGCCGCGGCGCCGAAGCCGTCGTGACGGTCGAGCAGGCCGGCGAGGGGGATGCGCCCGCCGTCGACGGCGCCGCCAGCGTCGTCAAGCGGCGCGTGCCGAAGGCGTACCGCCATCCCGAACTCGACGCCCGCCTCCGTCGCGAGCGGACGGTCGCCGAGGCCCGTCTCACCAGCGAGGCGCGGCGGCACGGCGTCCCCACGCCCGTCGTGTTCGACGTGGACGTGGCCGAGGCGACGCTCACGTTCGAACACGTCGGCGACCGGGACCTGGCGGCCGCACTCACGCCCGCCCGCGCTCGCACCGTCGGCGAACACCTCGCGACGCTCCACGAGGCCGGCATCGTCCACGGCGATCCCACGGTGCGGAACGTCCGCATCGAGGACGGCCGCCTGTTTCTCATCGATTTCGGCCTCGGCTACCACAGCGGTCACGTCGAGGACCACGCGATGGACCTCCACGTCTTCGGCGGGAGCGTCCGGGGCACAGCCACGGAAACGGCGGCCGCGGACGTGCTGTCGGCGTTCGAGGCGGGCTACGCCGCCGTCGGCGACGAGGCGGTCATCTCACGGCTTCGGAAGATAGAGCGGCGGGGACGGTATCAGTAG